In the Halodesulfovibrio aestuarii DSM 17919 = ATCC 29578 genome, one interval contains:
- a CDS encoding radical SAM protein has product MKFTYIFGPVYSGRLGHSLGLDLLGKRICSMDCLYCEVGKTEELTLTRKPYVPAKDLLDELRQWRDEHCDNLPDYVTLGGSGEPCLNSELDIIIKGCKQILPSVPVAVLTNSTLLCDSEVQEALMEADAVLPSLDSLVDKEFTKLNRPCGGVIVAQLAECLVQFSKKYSGKIFLEILLSQGINDSQENLTLLKEYVTKLQPHRVDVTTLSRPGAFSLAKAVDPDVRKVWQNALSECITRFDANGSASPQHASQKNAPPATVLQSATGEFADLPEQNWSAVKQCVLESLKRRPQTPSQLAVALTLPLSNVQRALDTLEHEGDIYKSEPDRTAALNTDEPFYSCQ; this is encoded by the coding sequence ATGAAGTTTACATATATTTTTGGTCCGGTTTATTCAGGAAGACTCGGTCATTCTCTTGGCCTTGATCTTCTCGGGAAGAGAATCTGTTCTATGGACTGCCTTTACTGCGAAGTCGGCAAGACAGAAGAACTGACCCTGACCCGGAAACCATATGTTCCAGCGAAAGATCTGCTGGACGAATTGCGCCAATGGCGCGATGAACATTGCGATAATTTACCCGATTACGTAACTCTGGGAGGCTCAGGAGAGCCGTGTCTAAATAGTGAATTAGACATCATAATCAAGGGCTGCAAACAGATTCTTCCATCTGTCCCTGTAGCTGTTCTCACTAATAGTACACTCTTATGTGATTCAGAAGTGCAAGAAGCACTTATGGAAGCAGATGCCGTGCTTCCTTCTCTGGATTCACTAGTAGATAAAGAATTTACAAAATTGAATCGCCCCTGCGGGGGGGTTATCGTCGCACAGCTTGCTGAATGCCTTGTTCAATTCAGCAAAAAATACAGCGGCAAAATTTTTCTAGAAATATTACTGTCGCAGGGCATAAATGATTCACAAGAGAATCTTACCCTGCTCAAGGAGTATGTAACTAAGTTACAGCCTCATCGTGTTGATGTAACAACATTATCCAGACCCGGTGCCTTTTCTTTGGCAAAAGCTGTTGACCCTGACGTACGTAAAGTATGGCAGAACGCACTCTCAGAATGCATTACTAGATTTGACGCCAATGGCTCAGCTAGCCCACAACATGCTTCACAAAAAAACGCACCCCCAGCGACTGTCTTGCAGTCAGCCACTGGAGAATTTGCAGACTTGCCGGAACAAAACTGGTCAGCTGTAAAACAATGTGTTCTAGAGTCGCTTAAACGCAGACCACAGACACCTTCGCAGCTTGCGGTTGCTCTCACCCTTCCTCTATCCAACGTCCAAAGAGCACTGGACACACTGGAGCATGAAGGTGATATTTACAAGTCAGAGCCAGACCGCACTGCAGCACTCAACACAGATGAGCCTTTCTACTCCTGCCAGTAG
- a CDS encoding tRNA (adenine-N1)-methyltransferase has protein sequence MIKQGELVLLVGPRGKRVMRRAESGNDIHGNDGILKMEDIMAAGYGSIVFTHKEKPYRVQRPSLHDLVKGVKRQTQVIYPKDIGYICMKLGVGNGSKVIEAGSGSGSLTLAMSWFAGEKGEIHTHEAREEFMKLARRNLDWAGVGKNVTLYHHNIENGFLVDDADALFLDVRDPWDYVKFIPDAIKPGAMIGFLVPTVDQVSSLLTELEKGPFDEVEVSELLVRNWKPVPDRLRPNDRMVAHTGFLIFARHQEGLEALEGHKYVGTRERKQEAARKERLAAAKEESAE, from the coding sequence ATGATTAAGCAAGGCGAATTGGTTCTGCTTGTCGGCCCGCGCGGAAAACGCGTTATGCGCCGTGCAGAATCAGGTAACGATATACATGGTAATGATGGCATTCTAAAAATGGAAGACATCATGGCAGCCGGTTACGGCAGCATTGTTTTTACTCATAAAGAGAAGCCATACCGCGTGCAACGCCCTTCGTTGCACGATCTTGTGAAAGGCGTCAAGCGTCAGACACAGGTTATCTATCCAAAGGATATTGGCTACATCTGCATGAAGCTGGGTGTTGGTAATGGTTCTAAAGTTATTGAAGCCGGTTCCGGCTCCGGTAGTCTTACTCTTGCTATGAGCTGGTTTGCAGGGGAAAAGGGCGAAATCCATACCCACGAAGCCCGTGAAGAATTTATGAAGCTTGCTCGTCGCAATCTCGATTGGGCAGGTGTTGGCAAAAACGTAACCTTGTACCACCACAACATCGAAAACGGTTTCCTCGTTGATGATGCTGATGCACTTTTCCTCGATGTGCGTGATCCTTGGGATTACGTAAAATTTATTCCGGATGCGATTAAACCAGGTGCAATGATCGGCTTTCTCGTTCCTACCGTAGATCAGGTTTCCAGCCTCCTTACCGAACTGGAAAAAGGTCCATTTGACGAAGTTGAAGTTTCCGAACTTCTCGTTCGTAATTGGAAACCAGTACCGGATCGCTTGCGTCCAAATGATCGCATGGTAGCACATACAGGCTTCCTTATTTTTGCCCGTCATCAGGAAGGTCTTGAAGCTCTTGAAGGTCACAAATATGTTGGCACTCGAGAGCGCAAGCAGGAAGCGGCGCGTAAAGAGCGTCTTGCTGCTGCTAAAGAAGAATCTGCAGAATAG
- a CDS encoding Rne/Rng family ribonuclease: MVRPRKGKRKMFISTLPGEQVEVLLAEEGLVQEYYVEMVHQQKTKGNIYKGVINNIDTNLQAAFISYGAEKNGFLQIDEVHPEYFLAPHDPNRGKKYPPIQKVLKAGQEILVQVVKEPTGTKGAFLTSYLSLPGRFLVLTPGREQIGVSRKVDDEKERSRLKAIFDEQKPGDDLGVIVRTVSMAQPKTSLLRDLRFLKRMWKEVRKKATTEEAPSLLYRERDLATRAVRDYLTDEVGEVWIDDEGTAEAVEEFAGLVFPRRGLQVRIHNQPELSMWERFNLQKQLEQIYSREVVLPSGGRLVFDQTEALMAIDINSGKIAGKTNFESMALKTNMEAAQTIAQQLKLRDIGGQIVIDFIEMRDRNHWREVEKTLRNAMKIDRARHDVGKMSRFGLLQIVRQRLGSSALSISTEVCPCCNGSGSRRNMEWQSLQSLKDLLRRLRHNKDISAKFELEAERELAMYLLNQKRERLLELESTYKVSIEIKIAKA, encoded by the coding sequence ATGGTCAGACCACGCAAAGGCAAGCGTAAGATGTTTATCAGCACCTTGCCAGGCGAACAGGTTGAAGTATTACTAGCCGAAGAGGGCCTAGTACAAGAATACTATGTTGAAATGGTTCATCAACAGAAAACCAAAGGTAACATCTACAAAGGTGTCATCAACAACATAGATACAAACCTTCAAGCAGCATTTATCTCGTATGGTGCAGAAAAAAACGGATTCCTTCAGATTGATGAAGTACATCCGGAATATTTTCTCGCGCCGCATGACCCTAACCGGGGTAAGAAGTACCCTCCAATTCAGAAAGTTCTGAAAGCTGGACAAGAAATTCTGGTGCAGGTTGTTAAAGAACCTACCGGAACTAAAGGTGCGTTTCTTACTTCATATCTATCCCTTCCCGGCCGCTTTCTCGTTCTTACACCTGGACGCGAACAAATTGGCGTTTCCCGTAAAGTGGACGACGAAAAAGAACGGTCACGCTTAAAAGCAATCTTTGATGAACAGAAACCGGGTGATGATCTCGGCGTAATTGTTCGTACCGTCAGCATGGCTCAGCCCAAAACATCTCTGCTGCGTGACTTACGGTTCCTCAAAAGAATGTGGAAAGAAGTACGTAAAAAAGCCACTACGGAAGAAGCTCCTTCCCTTCTCTACCGTGAACGCGACCTCGCAACCCGCGCAGTACGCGACTATCTCACAGATGAAGTAGGTGAAGTATGGATTGATGACGAAGGCACAGCAGAGGCTGTTGAAGAGTTTGCAGGACTCGTATTCCCTCGTCGCGGACTTCAGGTTCGAATTCATAACCAACCGGAACTCTCCATGTGGGAACGCTTCAACCTGCAAAAGCAGCTTGAACAAATTTACTCCCGTGAAGTTGTTCTGCCATCAGGCGGCCGTCTTGTTTTCGACCAGACAGAAGCACTCATGGCTATCGACATCAACTCCGGCAAAATCGCAGGAAAAACAAATTTTGAATCCATGGCGCTTAAAACCAACATGGAAGCAGCCCAGACCATTGCTCAGCAGCTAAAACTGCGGGATATCGGCGGTCAGATTGTTATCGATTTTATTGAAATGCGTGACCGCAACCACTGGCGCGAAGTGGAAAAAACACTCCGCAACGCCATGAAGATTGACCGTGCACGGCACGATGTAGGTAAAATGAGCCGGTTCGGTCTGCTCCAGATTGTCCGTCAGCGTCTCGGTTCTTCCGCACTGTCCATCAGTACAGAAGTCTGCCCATGCTGTAACGGCTCCGGTTCACGCCGGAACATGGAATGGCAGTCCTTGCAGTCTCTTAAAGACCTGCTGCGCCGTCTGCGTCACAACAAAGATATCTCCGCTAAGTTTGAACTCGAAGCAGAGCGTGAACTTGCAATGTATCTGCTTAACCAAAAGCGCGAACGTCTTCTCGAGCTGGAAAGCACCTACAAGGTGTCCATCGAGATCAAAATCGCCAAGGCGTAA
- a CDS encoding fumarate reductase flavoprotein subunit, whose protein sequence is MQIFYTDLLCIGAGLAGERVAVEAAKAGFNTTCLSIVPPRRSHSSAAQGGMQAALGNCVMGEGDSPDIHFADTVKGSDWGCDQEVARIFADTAPIVMREVAHWGVPWNRVEQGPATYYKGGKPFEAVESKEKHGLIHARAFGGTAKWRTCYTADGTGRSVLNTLDSMCLRYNVNIHDRAQAEALIHDGENCIGAIVRCLRTGELMAYFATATLIATGGYGRIYKATTNAVICDGGGQITALDTGLVPLGNMEAIQFHPTGTVPTDILVTEGCRGDGGTLLDINEYRFMPDYEPEKAELASRDVVSRRMQEHMAKGFGVKSPYGDHLWLDIRHLGEKHITTKLREVYDICTSFLGVNPITDLIPVRPTQHYSMGGVRTNKDGAAYGLTGLFAAGEAACWDMHGFNRLGGNSLAETVVAGRYVGKKIVEFLQGHAVDFKQSAVRDAYIKTEERIKNLAGNSGKESAITLRDEMQHIMMDYVGIFRNGKDLQTAVDKLEELYARSKNIGLQGSTIGFNPEISLALRIPGMIKLAQCTALGALKRTESRGAHTRDDYPERNDKDWLNRTLAYWEKGDSLPTLKYEDASPYFEIPPGERGYGGGKIIQADIPAEKLRVPEKKASDNAAPAEEKK, encoded by the coding sequence ATGCAGATTTTCTACACCGACTTATTATGCATTGGCGCAGGACTTGCCGGAGAACGTGTAGCTGTTGAAGCTGCCAAAGCCGGATTTAATACAACCTGTCTTTCTATTGTTCCGCCGCGCCGTTCCCACTCCTCTGCCGCTCAGGGCGGAATGCAGGCGGCTCTCGGCAACTGCGTTATGGGTGAAGGAGATTCTCCGGATATCCACTTTGCAGATACCGTTAAAGGTTCAGACTGGGGATGTGATCAGGAAGTTGCCAGAATTTTTGCGGATACAGCCCCGATTGTGATGCGCGAAGTTGCCCACTGGGGAGTACCTTGGAACCGTGTTGAACAAGGCCCTGCAACATATTACAAAGGCGGCAAACCGTTTGAGGCAGTAGAAAGCAAAGAAAAGCACGGCCTCATCCACGCCAGAGCCTTCGGCGGCACTGCTAAATGGCGAACCTGTTACACAGCAGACGGTACAGGCCGCTCTGTTCTCAATACGCTCGACTCCATGTGTCTACGATACAATGTCAATATTCATGACCGGGCACAGGCAGAAGCTCTTATCCACGACGGCGAAAACTGCATAGGTGCCATTGTCCGTTGCCTGCGCACCGGAGAGCTTATGGCGTATTTCGCAACAGCCACTCTCATAGCTACAGGCGGATACGGACGTATCTACAAGGCAACAACCAACGCAGTTATCTGTGACGGCGGCGGCCAGATTACAGCACTGGACACAGGGCTGGTTCCTCTGGGTAACATGGAAGCCATCCAGTTTCACCCTACAGGAACCGTACCTACAGATATCCTTGTAACAGAAGGCTGCCGAGGTGACGGCGGCACGCTTCTCGACATAAACGAATACCGTTTTATGCCTGATTATGAACCGGAAAAAGCAGAACTGGCCTCCCGTGATGTCGTTTCCCGCCGTATGCAGGAACACATGGCAAAAGGCTTTGGTGTTAAATCTCCATATGGCGACCATCTATGGCTCGACATCCGCCACCTTGGCGAAAAGCACATCACAACAAAGCTCCGCGAAGTATACGATATCTGCACCAGCTTCCTTGGTGTGAATCCAATCACCGATCTCATTCCGGTTCGCCCGACTCAGCATTATTCCATGGGGGGCGTACGCACCAACAAAGATGGTGCAGCTTACGGTCTTACAGGGCTATTCGCAGCAGGTGAAGCAGCATGCTGGGACATGCATGGGTTCAACAGGCTTGGCGGAAACTCTCTTGCAGAAACTGTTGTGGCTGGCCGCTACGTTGGTAAAAAAATAGTGGAATTCCTTCAAGGACACGCTGTTGATTTCAAACAAAGTGCTGTGCGAGATGCCTACATAAAAACTGAAGAACGCATTAAAAACCTTGCCGGTAATTCTGGAAAAGAAAGCGCCATCACCTTGCGTGATGAAATGCAACACATAATGATGGACTACGTAGGAATCTTCCGTAATGGTAAGGACCTGCAGACCGCAGTGGACAAACTGGAGGAACTCTACGCGCGTTCTAAGAACATAGGTCTGCAAGGCAGCACCATCGGGTTTAATCCGGAAATTTCGTTAGCCTTGCGTATCCCCGGCATGATCAAACTTGCACAATGTACCGCATTGGGCGCACTTAAGCGCACTGAGTCCCGCGGCGCACACACGCGTGATGATTATCCCGAACGTAACGATAAAGATTGGCTCAACCGCACGCTGGCATACTGGGAAAAAGGCGATTCCCTGCCGACTCTCAAGTACGAAGATGCCTCACCTTACTTTGAAATCCCTCCAGGAGAACGCGGATACGGCGGCGGAAAGATCATTCAGGCCGATATTCCAGCTGAAAAGCTTCGTGTCCCTGAGAAAAAAGCATCCGACAATGCCGCACCTGCGGAAGAAAAAAAGTAA
- a CDS encoding fumarate reductase iron-sulfur subunit, with the protein MSRRLHIEIFRYNPLDPSSEPHMESFYIDEYDSMTLFIALNIIRDTRDATLQFDFCCRAGICGSCGMVINGRPGLACHTQTKDLPEHIVLHPLPIFKLIGDLSVDTGVWFRDAGTRIEAWVHNDHEHFDPTQEEARMENSLANEIFELDRCVECGCCISACGTARMRPDFLGAAAIVRVARFYLDPRDERNAENYYEVIGNDQGVFGCMGLLACEDVCPKHIPLQDQLGIMRRMLALHSVKGILPKTLINKLSHKGCCHENH; encoded by the coding sequence ATGAGCCGACGTCTCCATATCGAAATATTCCGTTACAACCCGCTTGATCCAAGTTCCGAACCGCACATGGAATCGTTCTACATTGATGAATATGATTCCATGACCCTGTTTATCGCGCTGAATATCATCCGTGATACTCGCGACGCGACATTGCAGTTTGATTTCTGCTGCCGCGCTGGTATCTGCGGCTCCTGCGGCATGGTTATAAACGGGCGGCCCGGTCTTGCTTGTCATACGCAGACAAAAGATCTGCCGGAACATATTGTACTGCATCCGTTGCCGATATTTAAACTCATCGGTGACCTTTCTGTTGATACAGGAGTATGGTTCCGTGACGCAGGAACACGCATTGAAGCATGGGTACATAACGACCATGAACATTTTGATCCAACGCAGGAAGAAGCACGCATGGAAAACTCCCTTGCGAATGAAATCTTCGAGCTTGATCGATGTGTAGAATGCGGCTGCTGCATCTCTGCATGCGGTACAGCACGTATGCGTCCGGACTTCCTTGGCGCAGCCGCCATCGTCCGTGTTGCCCGCTTCTATTTAGATCCTAGAGATGAAAGAAACGCGGAAAACTACTACGAAGTAATCGGCAACGATCAAGGCGTGTTCGGCTGTATGGGGCTGCTAGCCTGTGAAGATGTCTGCCCTAAACATATTCCTTTGCAGGATCAGCTCGGCATTATGCGCCGCATGCTGGCTCTGCACTCCGTAAAAGGTATTCTGCCAAAGACGCTGATTAATAAACTCTCTCATAAGGGATGTTGTCATGAGAACCATTAA
- a CDS encoding Fe-S-containing hydro-lyase gives MATYELTAPLCDEDIKKLKAGDVVKLTGTIYTARDAAHKRLCDMLDKGENLPFDLQGAVIYYVGPSPAPEGRPIGSAGPTTSYRMDAYAPRLYRLGVKATIGKGKRNAEVRKTLEEHTGVYFGATGGAGALLSQCIDEAEVIAFEDLGPEAIRKLKVTKFPLLVVNDSYGNEQYAKPNYDL, from the coding sequence ATGGCTACCTACGAACTGACAGCCCCGTTATGTGATGAAGATATAAAAAAGCTCAAAGCAGGTGATGTAGTAAAGCTTACAGGCACTATCTACACAGCCCGTGACGCAGCACATAAGCGTTTGTGCGACATGCTCGACAAAGGTGAAAATTTACCATTCGACCTGCAAGGTGCAGTTATTTATTATGTCGGGCCAAGCCCTGCACCGGAAGGACGCCCTATCGGTTCGGCTGGTCCAACCACAAGTTATCGTATGGATGCCTATGCTCCGCGCCTGTATCGCCTCGGTGTAAAAGCCACTATCGGAAAAGGCAAACGTAACGCAGAGGTGCGTAAGACACTGGAAGAACATACAGGTGTATATTTTGGTGCAACAGGCGGAGCAGGAGCACTTCTGTCACAATGTATTGATGAGGCCGAAGTAATCGCTTTTGAAGACTTGGGTCCTGAAGCAATCCGCAAACTGAAAGTGACCAAGTTTCCGCTGCTTGTAGTAAACGATTCATACGGCAATGAGCAGTACGCTAAACCGAACTATGATTTATAG
- a CDS encoding carbon starvation CstA family protein, translated as MAYFFLAVAALVVGYLVYSKVVEANFGADTCRATPACRLEDGVDFVKMNKKQAYLIQLLNIAGLGPIFGPILGALYGPTALVWIVIGSIFAGGVHDYFSGMMSVRYDGKSIPDAVGYNLGSFAKQFMNVFSIVLLLLVGVVFVLGPAELLAKKISFGFDDITYAKYAWTAAIFGYYFIATILPVDKIIGRLYPLFAVTLIIMAVGLTTMLIWDGYDFYPNGLSLANTNPQGLPIWPLIFITIACGAISGFHATQSPLMSRCIPDEKCGRPVFYGAMIGEGLIALVWATLGMTFYKTPEALQAVISNGGPAAVVDQISVTLMGPIGGFLAIIGVIALPITSGDTAFRSARLIIADFFKMPQKEGYKRLIIAVPLFAIGFLITRTEFSVIWRYFGFANSTLATIVLWTAGVYLVRHAKNYWIAVVPAVFMTGVVSTYLANAKIGFNLPYDISCWFGIIASIGCFVWFMMKKGSIKINIDAEDGPGFIG; from the coding sequence ATGGCATATTTCTTTTTAGCAGTAGCTGCGCTGGTTGTTGGGTACCTTGTCTATAGTAAGGTGGTAGAGGCAAACTTCGGTGCGGATACGTGTAGGGCAACTCCGGCGTGCAGGCTAGAGGACGGAGTGGATTTTGTTAAGATGAATAAGAAGCAGGCATACCTTATCCAGCTTCTGAATATTGCAGGCCTTGGTCCGATTTTCGGCCCTATTCTTGGAGCGCTGTACGGCCCGACTGCTCTTGTATGGATAGTTATAGGCAGTATCTTTGCCGGTGGGGTGCATGATTACTTTTCGGGCATGATGTCCGTTCGATATGACGGTAAATCTATTCCGGATGCTGTGGGGTACAACCTTGGCTCATTCGCCAAGCAGTTCATGAATGTTTTTTCCATCGTTCTCCTGCTTCTTGTAGGTGTTGTCTTTGTACTTGGGCCAGCAGAGCTTTTGGCCAAAAAAATTAGCTTCGGATTTGATGACATAACCTATGCAAAGTACGCATGGACAGCGGCTATTTTTGGGTATTACTTCATTGCAACCATTCTTCCTGTGGATAAAATTATTGGTCGCCTCTATCCACTCTTTGCCGTGACCCTGATTATTATGGCCGTAGGTTTAACCACCATGCTCATCTGGGACGGCTATGACTTCTATCCAAACGGTCTTTCTCTTGCCAATACCAACCCGCAAGGCTTACCGATCTGGCCGCTCATTTTTATTACCATTGCTTGTGGCGCTATCTCCGGTTTCCATGCGACACAGTCTCCGCTCATGTCCCGCTGTATTCCGGATGAAAAATGCGGACGTCCCGTATTTTACGGAGCTATGATTGGTGAAGGTCTGATCGCACTCGTATGGGCAACTTTGGGTATGACTTTCTACAAAACACCGGAAGCACTTCAGGCCGTAATCTCAAACGGTGGCCCTGCAGCCGTTGTTGACCAGATTTCTGTTACTCTCATGGGGCCGATAGGCGGCTTTCTCGCTATCATAGGTGTAATCGCATTGCCGATTACCTCTGGTGATACGGCTTTCCGTTCTGCACGTCTCATTATCGCAGATTTCTTTAAGATGCCGCAGAAGGAAGGCTATAAACGTCTTATCATCGCAGTACCGCTGTTTGCGATTGGTTTTCTTATCACAAGAACTGAATTTTCTGTTATCTGGCGTTACTTCGGTTTTGCAAACTCAACACTCGCAACAATTGTACTTTGGACAGCCGGTGTATACCTTGTCCGGCATGCAAAAAACTACTGGATCGCAGTTGTTCCAGCTGTATTTATGACTGGCGTGGTCAGCACCTATCTTGCAAACGCTAAAATTGGCTTTAACCTGCCGTATGATATTTCCTGCTGGTTCGGCATAATCGCCAGTATTGGTTGTTTTGTTTGGTTTATGATGAAAAAAGGTTCTATCAAAATCAATATTGATGCTGAGGATGGTCCCGGGTTCATTGGCTAG
- a CDS encoding fumarate hydratase, producing MRTIKAEIIHDAVVNLVLTAARYLPEDVKQAIADARENEDSASAREILGQLLENAELAASSGLPLCQDTGVGVFFVELGDQVHVEGNLIEIINNAMTEGYDKGLLRKSLCHPLTRANTGDNSPAVVHVDIVPGDKINIKHMAKGGGSENMSRCTMLTPAQGWEGIKEFVVRRMAEAGPNPCPPTIVGVGIGGTFDLAPTLAKKALFRPLSEPNPDPELAAMEEELLAEINKLGIGPMGLGGKTTSLGVKIEMRPCHIASLPLAVNVQCHSSRIKEVEI from the coding sequence ATGAGAACCATTAAAGCTGAAATTATTCATGACGCAGTGGTAAACCTTGTTTTAACCGCTGCGCGTTACCTGCCGGAAGACGTAAAGCAGGCAATTGCAGACGCGAGAGAAAATGAAGACTCCGCATCGGCACGTGAAATCCTTGGGCAATTACTGGAAAACGCAGAGCTTGCTGCAAGTTCCGGACTTCCATTGTGTCAGGATACTGGAGTAGGCGTTTTCTTTGTAGAACTTGGTGATCAGGTTCATGTTGAAGGAAACCTTATTGAAATTATCAACAACGCAATGACCGAAGGGTATGACAAAGGCCTGCTCCGCAAATCCTTATGTCATCCACTTACCCGAGCCAACACTGGGGATAATTCGCCGGCAGTTGTCCATGTAGACATTGTTCCGGGTGACAAAATCAACATCAAACATATGGCAAAGGGCGGTGGCTCTGAAAACATGTCCCGTTGCACGATGCTCACCCCTGCACAGGGATGGGAAGGCATTAAGGAATTTGTCGTACGACGTATGGCAGAAGCAGGCCCGAACCCATGCCCACCTACTATTGTCGGTGTCGGTATCGGCGGAACTTTCGATCTTGCCCCGACCTTAGCGAAAAAAGCACTATTCCGCCCGCTGAGCGAGCCAAACCCCGATCCGGAGTTGGCGGCAATGGAAGAAGAACTGCTTGCTGAAATAAACAAGCTCGGCATCGGCCCTATGGGACTTGGCGGTAAAACAACAAGCCTCGGTGTAAAAATTGAAATGCGCCCGTGCCATATTGCAAGTCTGCCGCTTGCTGTAAACGTTCAGTGTCATTCCTCACGCATCAAGGAGGTCGAAATCTAA
- a CDS encoding epoxyqueuosine reductase QueH codes for MARVLLHMCCGPCSITTIKELQNEGLEVTGFFYNPNIHPTKEYLRRREGAIEVANRFDIKIIMRDQEYDPQKWFRTICYREENRCFHCYAMRMERAFSIGRKGNFDYVTTTLLYSKMQKHEDIKKLGEDMAQGGSAKFLYRDFRTGWKEGIETSKDWGVYRQQYCGCLYSEGDRYAKEFKETCGLKK; via the coding sequence ATGGCTCGCGTACTTCTGCACATGTGCTGCGGCCCTTGCTCAATTACAACGATCAAGGAACTGCAAAACGAAGGACTGGAAGTAACCGGCTTCTTTTACAACCCCAATATCCACCCGACCAAAGAATATCTTCGGCGACGGGAAGGGGCGATTGAAGTAGCCAACCGGTTCGACATTAAAATCATTATGCGTGATCAGGAATACGATCCGCAAAAATGGTTTCGCACCATATGCTACAGAGAAGAAAACCGCTGTTTTCACTGCTACGCCATGCGCATGGAGCGCGCGTTCTCTATAGGACGCAAAGGCAACTTCGACTATGTGACAACAACCCTGCTCTATTCCAAAATGCAAAAGCATGAGGATATTAAAAAGCTTGGGGAAGATATGGCACAAGGTGGAAGTGCCAAGTTTCTCTACCGCGATTTTCGTACCGGTTGGAAGGAAGGTATCGAAACCTCCAAAGACTGGGGCGTCTATCGCCAGCAGTACTGCGGCTGCCTCTACTCAGAAGGTGACCGCTACGCAAAAGAGTTTAAAGAAACCTGTGGGCTGAAGAAATAA
- a CDS encoding LysR family transcriptional regulator, with protein MNITIRQIELFLSLMRNPHIGAVAQEHFLTHSAVSMAIKALEQTVGERLFDRISNRLVPNENGKILMECLEPAFEQIRDVETLFKRDRMAGVLRVGASSTFADYILPQVLYAFKNKYPQSQIEVINFNSENVVEHVESGEINLGFIEGDYESRSAEFEEIYKEELVVVTSDKYMAGLQEYRLSELLDLDWILREQGSGTRQTMWNSLGQAKKNLNIFMELEHIEAIKSVLKNPGTLSCMSPFCFQRELAKGELFPVQLEGIRFKRSLYAVMNRQKYRSNLLNQFVFDVREHLMKMLPQVSAED; from the coding sequence ATGAATATTACCATCAGGCAAATCGAACTATTCCTTTCGCTAATGCGTAACCCACACATTGGAGCAGTCGCGCAGGAGCATTTTTTGACGCACTCTGCCGTTTCAATGGCGATTAAAGCATTAGAGCAAACTGTGGGTGAACGATTGTTCGACCGGATCAGCAACAGGCTTGTACCTAACGAGAATGGTAAAATTCTTATGGAATGTCTTGAGCCTGCCTTTGAGCAGATTCGTGACGTTGAAACGCTGTTTAAGCGTGACAGAATGGCCGGTGTTCTCCGTGTCGGTGCAAGTTCTACTTTTGCGGATTACATCCTGCCGCAAGTTCTCTATGCATTTAAAAATAAATATCCCCAGAGTCAGATTGAAGTTATTAACTTCAATTCTGAGAACGTTGTTGAGCATGTCGAAAGTGGAGAGATTAATCTGGGCTTTATTGAAGGTGATTATGAATCACGTTCCGCAGAGTTTGAAGAAATTTATAAAGAAGAGCTTGTTGTTGTAACTTCCGATAAATATATGGCCGGGTTGCAAGAATACAGATTGTCTGAGCTGTTGGATTTAGATTGGATATTACGTGAGCAGGGTTCTGGTACACGCCAGACCATGTGGAATTCTTTGGGGCAGGCCAAAAAAAATCTTAATATTTTTATGGAACTTGAGCATATAGAAGCGATTAAGTCGGTGCTGAAAAATCCGGGAACACTTAGTTGCATGTCTCCGTTCTGTTTTCAGCGTGAGCTTGCAAAAGGAGAATTATTTCCTGTGCAGCTCGAAGGAATACGTTTTAAACGCAGTCTTTATGCCGTGATGAACCGACAGAAATATCGTTCCAACCTGTTGAACCAGTTTGTATTTGACGTAAGGGAGCACCTTATGAAAATGCTGCCGCAGGTTTCAGCAGAAGACTAG